One stretch of Macrobrachium nipponense isolate FS-2020 chromosome 16, ASM1510439v2, whole genome shotgun sequence DNA includes these proteins:
- the LOC135195772 gene encoding myosin light chain 1 isoform X2 translates to MAADLSARDVERVKFAFSIYDFEGNGTMDAFYIGDCLRALNLNPTMATIEKLGGTEKRKEKMIKLDDFIPLFAQVKKDKDAGSYEDFIEVLKLYDKSENGTMMYAELEHILLSLGERLEKAELEPILKECCPPEDEEGFIPYEPFVAALTKGIN, encoded by the exons atg gCCGCGGATCTCAGTGCTCGTGATGTTGAGA GGGTGAAATTCGCCTTCTCCATCTATGACTTCGAGGGCAATGGCACCATGGATGCCTTCTACATTGGCGACTGCCTTCGCGCCCTCAACCTGAACCCCACCATGGCCACCATCGAGAAGCTCGGAGGCACCgaaaagaggaaggagaagatgATCAAGCTCGACGACTTCATACCCCTGTTCGCTCAGGTCAAGAAGGACAAGGATGCTGGCTCCTACGAAGATTTCATTGAGGTCCTGAAGCTCTACGACAAATCTGAGAACGGCACCATGATGTATGCTGAGTTGGAACACATCCTCCTGTCTCTTG GTGAGCGTCTTGAGAAAGCCGAATTGGAACCCATCCTTAAGGAGTGCTGCCCCCCAGAAGACGAGGAAGGTTTCATCCCATACGAAC CATTTGTAGCGGCACTGACCAAGGGTATTAATTAG
- the LOC135195772 gene encoding myosin light chain 1 isoform X3 — protein MAADLSARDVERVKFAFSIYDFEGNGTMDAFYIGDCLRALNLNPTMATIEKLGGTEKRKEKMIKLDDFIPLFAQVKKDKDAGSYEDFIEVLKLYDKSENGTMMYAELEHILLSLGERLEKAELEPILKECCPPEDEEGFIPYEPFVKKLTTLL, from the exons atg gCCGCGGATCTCAGTGCTCGTGATGTTGAGA GGGTGAAATTCGCCTTCTCCATCTATGACTTCGAGGGCAATGGCACCATGGATGCCTTCTACATTGGCGACTGCCTTCGCGCCCTCAACCTGAACCCCACCATGGCCACCATCGAGAAGCTCGGAGGCACCgaaaagaggaaggagaagatgATCAAGCTCGACGACTTCATACCCCTGTTCGCTCAGGTCAAGAAGGACAAGGATGCTGGCTCCTACGAAGATTTCATTGAGGTCCTGAAGCTCTACGACAAATCTGAGAACGGCACCATGATGTATGCTGAGTTGGAACACATCCTCCTGTCTCTTG GTGAGCGTCTTGAGAAAGCCGAATTGGAACCCATCCTTAAGGAGTGCTGCCCCCCAGAAGACGAGGAAGGTTTCATCCCATACGAAC CTTTCGTCAAGAAGTTGACGACGCTCTTGTAA
- the LOC135195772 gene encoding myosin light chain 1 isoform X1, which produces MAADLSARDVERVKFAFSIYDFEGNGTMDAFYIGDCLRALNLNPTMATIEKLGGTEKRKEKMIKLDDFIPLFAQVKKDKDAGSYEDFIEVLKLYDKSENGTMMYAELEHILLSLGERLEKAELEPILKECCPPEDEEGFIPYEPFVKKLLSFKV; this is translated from the exons atg gCCGCGGATCTCAGTGCTCGTGATGTTGAGA GGGTGAAATTCGCCTTCTCCATCTATGACTTCGAGGGCAATGGCACCATGGATGCCTTCTACATTGGCGACTGCCTTCGCGCCCTCAACCTGAACCCCACCATGGCCACCATCGAGAAGCTCGGAGGCACCgaaaagaggaaggagaagatgATCAAGCTCGACGACTTCATACCCCTGTTCGCTCAGGTCAAGAAGGACAAGGATGCTGGCTCCTACGAAGATTTCATTGAGGTCCTGAAGCTCTACGACAAATCTGAGAACGGCACCATGATGTATGCTGAGTTGGAACACATCCTCCTGTCTCTTG GTGAGCGTCTTGAGAAAGCCGAATTGGAACCCATCCTTAAGGAGTGCTGCCCCCCAGAAGACGAGGAAGGTTTCATCCCATACGAAC CATTCGTTAAGAAACTTTTGAGCTTCAAGGTCTAG